Proteins found in one Pantoea cypripedii genomic segment:
- a CDS encoding pyridoxal phosphate-dependent decarboxylase family protein: MTEVNPILAASAQSIEAYQQAIAQSSAAVVQWLKQPEMYQGKTVAELRERIRLDFNPNGLGNQAAIERAIEYFLKDSLSVHHPQCVAHLHCPSLVVSQAAEVLINATNQSMDSWDQSPSATVIEIKLIEWLRAQVGYPAGDAGVFTSGGTQSNLMGLMLARDAFYARQGHSVQQDGITGDLRKIKVLCSENAHFSVQKNMALLGHGYQSVVQVKSDRFARMDVNDLQAKLAQADANGEQILAIVATAGTTDAGAIDPLREIAGIAAERNIWVHVDAAWGGALLLSEKYRDYLDGLELVDSVTLDFHKQFFQTISCGAFLLKDERHYELMRYQAAYLNSEFDEEQGVPNLVSKSLQTTRRFDALKLWMGLEALGQKQYAAIIDHGVTLAQEAAKYVADLPRFELVMQPQLASVLFRFRPEQLAASGDAAVALFNQRIGDALLESGRANVGVTEADGITCLKLTLLNPTVTLEDVKVLLALVEKTADQLLSA, translated from the coding sequence ATGACTGAAGTAAACCCGATTCTGGCCGCTTCTGCCCAAAGCATTGAAGCGTACCAGCAGGCGATTGCGCAGAGCAGCGCCGCGGTTGTGCAGTGGCTGAAACAGCCCGAGATGTACCAGGGCAAAACGGTTGCCGAACTGCGCGAGCGTATCAGGCTCGACTTCAATCCGAATGGCCTGGGCAACCAGGCCGCGATTGAACGCGCCATTGAGTACTTTCTGAAAGACAGCCTGTCGGTGCATCACCCGCAGTGCGTGGCGCATCTGCATTGCCCCAGCCTGGTGGTAAGCCAGGCGGCGGAAGTGCTGATTAACGCCACCAACCAAAGTATGGATTCCTGGGACCAAAGCCCGTCAGCGACCGTCATTGAGATCAAACTCATCGAGTGGCTGCGTGCGCAGGTTGGCTATCCGGCTGGCGATGCGGGTGTTTTCACCAGCGGCGGCACCCAGAGCAACCTGATGGGCCTGATGCTGGCGCGTGATGCGTTTTATGCGCGTCAGGGTCACTCAGTACAGCAGGATGGCATCACTGGCGATCTGCGTAAGATTAAAGTGCTGTGCTCCGAAAACGCCCACTTCTCCGTGCAGAAGAACATGGCGCTGCTGGGACACGGCTACCAGTCTGTGGTTCAGGTGAAGTCAGACCGTTTCGCCCGCATGGACGTTAACGATCTGCAAGCCAAACTGGCGCAGGCCGACGCGAACGGCGAGCAGATTCTGGCGATCGTCGCCACCGCAGGTACTACTGATGCCGGAGCCATTGATCCGCTGCGTGAAATTGCCGGTATCGCGGCTGAGCGTAATATCTGGGTTCACGTTGATGCAGCCTGGGGCGGCGCGCTGCTGCTGTCAGAGAAGTATCGCGATTACCTTGATGGCCTGGAGCTGGTGGATTCCGTTACTCTGGACTTCCACAAGCAGTTCTTCCAGACCATCAGCTGCGGTGCGTTCCTGCTGAAAGACGAACGCCACTACGAGTTGATGCGTTATCAGGCGGCTTACCTGAACTCGGAGTTCGACGAAGAGCAAGGCGTGCCGAACCTGGTATCCAAATCCCTGCAAACCACGCGTCGCTTCGATGCCCTGAAACTGTGGATGGGCCTGGAAGCGCTGGGGCAGAAACAGTACGCGGCGATTATCGATCACGGCGTCACGCTGGCACAGGAAGCGGCAAAATACGTTGCTGACCTGCCACGTTTCGAGCTGGTGATGCAGCCACAGCTGGCTAGCGTGCTGTTCCGTTTCCGCCCTGAGCAGCTGGCTGCCAGCGGTGATGCGGCAGTCGCGCTGTTCAACCAGCGAATCGGCGATGCCCTGCTGGAGTCTGGTCGCGCTAACGTCGGTGTCACCGAAGCGGATGGCATCACCTGCCTGAAGCTGACACTGCTGAATCCAACCGTAACGCTGGAGGATGTCAAAGTCCTGCTGGCGCTGGTGGAAAAAACGGCGGATCAGCTGCTGAGCGCATAA
- a CDS encoding Hok/Gef family protein has protein sequence MKQHRAILIATIVLGAVIAAILVSRKDLCEVRIRTGHMEVAAVMDYEPR, from the coding sequence ATGAAGCAGCATAGGGCGATCCTGATCGCCACCATCGTATTAGGGGCGGTCATAGCCGCCATACTGGTATCGAGGAAAGACCTCTGTGAGGTGCGAATCCGAACCGGCCACATGGAGGTTGCTGCAGTCATGGATTACGAACCCAGGTAA